One part of the Alistipes onderdonkii genome encodes these proteins:
- a CDS encoding YncE family protein gives MKRILRHILPVILCLPALGGCMKWDYADMEEFAATGPGLFITNEGNFQYGNATLSYYDPATKKVENEVFYRANAMKLGDVAQSMTIHNDLGWIVVNNSHVVFAIDLRTFKEVGRITNLTSPRYIHFVSDEKAYVTQLWDNRIFIVNPRRYEITGYIECPGMTPGSGSTEQMVQYGQYVYVNCWSYQNRLLKIDTRTDRVVDELVVGVQPTSLVLDANDKLWTITDGGYEGSPYGYDVPALYRIDAASFRLEKQFRFREGDAPSEVQLNGTRDTLYWINKDVWRMPVAAEQLPARPFLEYRETKYYGLTVDPDNGDVYVADAIDYQQQGIVYRYTADGDAVDEFYAGVTPGAFCWKR, from the coding sequence ATGAAACGGATTTTACGACATATTCTGCCCGTGATCCTGTGCCTGCCGGCACTGGGAGGCTGCATGAAGTGGGACTACGCAGACATGGAAGAGTTCGCCGCGACGGGGCCGGGGTTGTTCATCACCAACGAGGGAAATTTCCAGTACGGCAACGCCACGCTCTCCTATTACGACCCGGCAACGAAAAAGGTCGAGAACGAGGTTTTCTACCGTGCCAACGCCATGAAGTTGGGCGACGTGGCACAGTCGATGACCATCCACAACGATCTGGGATGGATCGTCGTGAACAATTCGCATGTCGTCTTCGCAATCGACCTCCGTACATTCAAGGAGGTGGGCCGCATCACGAACCTCACCTCGCCGCGGTACATCCACTTCGTCTCCGACGAAAAGGCCTATGTGACCCAGCTCTGGGACAACCGCATTTTCATCGTCAACCCCAGGCGGTACGAGATCACGGGCTACATCGAGTGTCCCGGCATGACACCCGGATCGGGATCGACCGAGCAGATGGTACAGTACGGGCAATACGTCTACGTGAACTGCTGGTCGTACCAGAACCGGCTGCTGAAGATCGACACCCGAACCGACAGGGTGGTGGACGAACTGGTCGTCGGCGTACAACCCACATCGCTGGTACTGGATGCCAACGACAAGCTGTGGACGATCACCGACGGCGGTTACGAAGGCAGCCCCTACGGATATGATGTTCCGGCACTGTACCGCATCGACGCCGCCTCGTTCCGCCTGGAAAAGCAGTTCCGTTTCAGAGAGGGGGATGCACCCTCGGAAGTGCAGCTCAACGGCACGCGCGACACGCTGTACTGGATCAACAAGGATGTCTGGCGCATGCCCGTAGCTGCCGAGCAGCTCCCGGCGCGCCCGTTCCTCGAATACCGGGAGACGAAATATTACGGGTTGACGGTCGACCCGGACAACGGCGACGTCTACGTGGCCGATGCCATCGACTACCAGCAGCAGGGGATCGTCTACCGTTATACGGCCGACGGCGACGCGGTAGACGAATTTTACGCGGGCGTCACCCCGGGCGCCTTCTGCTGGAAACGATAA
- a CDS encoding TonB-dependent receptor plug domain-containing protein — translation MKRLLIPLFSIALWWSAAAQDKAPSDGGWWNENPSLVLPIRAVGVTGVKPMKEIGVQKTQLDTLVLHENIALSMADVLTFNSSIFIKQYGRATLSTVAFRGTGPSHTQVVWNGMRINSPMLGMTDFSMIPSYFVDDAQLLHGTSSVNVTGGGLGGAVMLATKPADTQGFGLQYTQGIGSFWTTDEFLRLTYGNDRWQTSTRVVYSSSPNEYSYRNHDKKENIYDDEHNIIGSYYPREKHDDGAFRDFHLLQEAYYNTGNGDRFGLNAWLIASKRGLGRMTTDYGDPKKFINEQRERTLRSVLSWDHLRRNWKVAAKAGYIYSWFAYDYANDVGNGKLEYMTTSRNWYHTLFVSGEGEYYIGRKWLFTAQADLHQHFVTNNDRRIISQDMNRKTIGYNHARTELSTSITAKWMPTERLGLSVTLREEMYGAQWTPLIPAFYADYLISKRGTIRAKASVSRNYRYPTLNDLYFQPGGNTDLVPESGFSYDGGISFAVGKEGVYSLHGEATWFDSYIDDWILWLPLGGNTNYWTPLNMKDVHAYGVELKAGYDRMLSKEWQLGLDGNFSWTPSVNRGEAFSKGDRSLGRQLPYVPVYSAAVTGRLAYKSWRLLYKWCYYSERFTMTSNAFTYTGNVPYYLMNDVTLEKLFSARWANFSVKAAVKNLFDEEYVSVLGRPMPGINFEIFLDIRPKWRKKRVRD, via the coding sequence ATGAAGAGACTCCTAATCCCGCTGTTCAGCATCGCCCTCTGGTGGAGCGCCGCCGCCCAGGACAAGGCGCCGTCGGACGGAGGGTGGTGGAACGAGAATCCGTCGCTGGTGTTGCCCATCCGCGCAGTCGGGGTGACGGGCGTGAAACCCATGAAAGAAATAGGCGTTCAGAAAACGCAGCTCGACACGCTCGTCCTGCACGAGAACATTGCCCTGTCGATGGCCGACGTGCTGACATTCAATTCGTCGATCTTCATCAAGCAATACGGACGGGCGACGCTTTCGACGGTCGCATTCCGCGGCACGGGCCCTTCGCATACGCAGGTGGTGTGGAACGGCATGCGCATCAACTCGCCGATGCTGGGCATGACCGATTTCTCGATGATTCCCTCCTACTTCGTCGACGACGCACAACTGCTGCACGGCACCTCGTCGGTCAACGTCACGGGCGGCGGCCTGGGCGGTGCGGTCATGCTGGCGACCAAACCCGCCGATACGCAGGGCTTCGGGCTGCAATACACCCAGGGCATCGGGTCATTCTGGACGACGGACGAATTCCTGCGTCTCACCTACGGCAACGACCGCTGGCAGACCTCCACGCGCGTGGTATATTCGTCGTCCCCCAACGAATATTCCTACCGGAACCACGACAAGAAGGAAAACATCTACGACGACGAGCACAACATCATCGGTTCGTACTATCCCCGCGAAAAGCACGACGACGGAGCTTTCCGCGACTTCCACCTGTTGCAGGAGGCCTATTACAACACGGGCAACGGAGACCGGTTCGGCCTGAACGCCTGGCTGATCGCCTCGAAGCGCGGGCTGGGGCGCATGACGACCGATTACGGCGATCCGAAGAAATTCATCAACGAACAGCGCGAACGCACGCTGCGCAGCGTGCTGTCGTGGGATCACCTGCGCCGGAACTGGAAAGTCGCGGCCAAGGCCGGATACATCTACAGCTGGTTCGCCTACGACTACGCCAACGACGTGGGCAACGGGAAACTGGAGTACATGACCACCTCCCGGAACTGGTACCACACGCTCTTCGTCTCGGGCGAAGGGGAGTACTACATAGGCCGCAAATGGCTCTTCACGGCACAGGCCGACCTGCACCAGCATTTCGTCACGAACAACGACCGCAGGATCATCTCGCAGGACATGAACCGAAAGACCATCGGATACAACCACGCGCGCACGGAGCTTTCGACCAGCATCACGGCCAAATGGATGCCCACCGAACGGCTGGGGCTGTCCGTCACGCTGCGCGAAGAGATGTACGGCGCGCAGTGGACGCCGCTCATCCCGGCGTTCTATGCAGACTACCTGATCTCGAAACGCGGGACGATCCGGGCAAAAGCCTCCGTATCGCGCAACTACCGTTATCCCACGCTCAACGACCTCTATTTCCAACCGGGCGGGAACACCGACCTCGTACCCGAATCGGGGTTTTCGTACGACGGCGGGATATCGTTTGCCGTAGGGAAGGAAGGGGTATATTCGCTGCACGGCGAGGCGACATGGTTCGATTCCTACATCGACGACTGGATTCTCTGGCTGCCGCTGGGCGGCAACACCAACTACTGGACGCCGCTCAACATGAAGGACGTACACGCTTACGGCGTGGAACTGAAAGCCGGGTACGACCGTATGCTCTCGAAGGAGTGGCAGCTGGGACTGGACGGCAACTTCTCGTGGACGCCCTCGGTCAACCGGGGCGAAGCGTTCAGCAAGGGCGACCGGTCATTGGGCAGGCAACTCCCCTACGTGCCCGTATATTCGGCCGCAGTGACAGGGCGTCTGGCCTACAAAAGCTGGCGCCTGCTATACAAGTGGTGCTATTACAGCGAGCGGTTCACCATGACGAGCAACGCATTCACCTACACAGGCAACGTCCCCTACTACCTGATGAACGACGTGACTCTCGAGAAGCTGTTTTCCGCACGCTGGGCCAATTTTTCGGTCAAAGCCGCCGTCAAAAACCTCTTCGACGAAGAGTATGTTTCCGTGCTGGGACGCCCCATGCCGGGGATAAATTTCGAAATATTCCTCGACATCCGCCCCAAATGGAGAAAGAAAAGAGTCCGGGATTGA
- a CDS encoding efflux transporter outer membrane subunit, translating to MKRLAIFLVILAAAAGLGSCSAVRHCKAPEVDFPAAIAGGAAADSLAIADMEWWQFYGDSTLCNIIRHTLANNKDMLAAAARVERMRQLYRIGKADRLPSVSGTVYADHETNDYAGEEPSRDPEFGAKATVSWELDLWGNLRWAKRKGGAEYLASVEDRRAMQMTLVAEVAAAYFRLMALDNELSIVRRTLITRSEGAYQAQLRFEGGLTSETVFQQAKVEYASTAALIPDLERKIEVMENSISLLMGENPDWRVVRSKMNTEAEFAESLPVGLPSELLLRRPDVRASEQQLRAAMAAAGMAYADRFPRIVFNLTGGWENDDVSGFFRSPFSYVAGTLASPIFGFGRKQARYKAALAAYDEARLGYEQKVLTVFKEANDAVVSYRSVRQTAALKVNLRDAARKYVELAQLQYRGGSINYIDVLDAQRRYFDAQIGVSNAVRDEHLALVDLYKALGGGWAE from the coding sequence ATGAAACGACTTGCGATATTTCTTGTGATACTGGCTGCTGCCGCTGGGCTGGGCTCCTGCTCGGCCGTGCGTCACTGCAAGGCGCCCGAGGTCGATTTCCCGGCGGCTATCGCCGGGGGTGCTGCGGCCGATTCGCTCGCCATCGCCGACATGGAGTGGTGGCAGTTCTACGGCGATTCGACCCTGTGCAACATCATCCGTCATACGTTGGCCAACAACAAGGACATGCTTGCCGCCGCGGCGCGTGTCGAGCGGATGCGCCAGCTTTACCGCATCGGCAAGGCCGACCGCCTGCCGTCGGTGTCGGGAACGGTCTACGCCGATCACGAAACCAACGACTATGCGGGCGAGGAGCCGAGCCGCGACCCCGAATTCGGCGCCAAGGCTACCGTGAGCTGGGAGCTCGACCTGTGGGGAAACCTGCGCTGGGCCAAGCGCAAGGGCGGTGCCGAATACCTCGCATCGGTCGAGGACAGGCGTGCGATGCAGATGACGCTCGTGGCCGAGGTCGCCGCCGCCTATTTCCGGTTGATGGCGCTCGACAACGAGCTTTCCATCGTGCGGCGTACGCTCATCACGCGCAGCGAGGGTGCTTACCAGGCGCAGTTGCGTTTCGAGGGCGGCCTCACCTCTGAAACGGTCTTCCAGCAGGCGAAAGTGGAGTACGCCTCGACGGCGGCGCTGATCCCCGACCTCGAACGCAAGATCGAGGTCATGGAAAACAGCATTTCGCTGCTCATGGGCGAAAATCCCGACTGGCGGGTCGTGCGCAGCAAGATGAATACCGAGGCGGAGTTCGCCGAGTCGCTTCCCGTGGGGTTGCCGTCGGAATTGCTCCTGCGGCGTCCCGACGTGCGGGCTTCTGAGCAGCAGCTCCGTGCGGCGATGGCCGCCGCGGGCATGGCCTACGCCGACCGCTTCCCGCGCATCGTGTTCAACCTGACGGGCGGCTGGGAAAACGACGATGTGAGCGGGTTTTTCCGTTCGCCGTTCTCGTATGTCGCCGGTACGCTCGCCTCGCCGATCTTCGGGTTCGGCCGTAAACAGGCCCGGTACAAGGCCGCGCTGGCCGCCTACGACGAGGCCCGGCTGGGGTATGAACAGAAGGTGCTGACGGTTTTCAAGGAGGCCAACGACGCCGTGGTCAGCTACCGCAGCGTTCGCCAGACGGCCGCGCTGAAGGTTAACCTGCGCGACGCAGCCCGGAAATACGTCGAACTCGCCCAGCTGCAATACCGGGGCGGGAGCATCAATTATATCGACGTGCTGGATGCACAACGCCGTTATTTCGACGCTCAGATCGGGGTCAGCAATGCCGTGCGCGACGAGCACCTGGCTTTGGTCGACCTTTACAAAGCCCTGGGCGGCGGCTGGGCGGAATAA